Proteins co-encoded in one Cupriavidus taiwanensis genomic window:
- the tagF gene encoding type VI secretion system-associated protein TagF — protein sequence MSQPTQLQLSYFGKIPSRGDFVKSANNTQLLDTLDRWLAQGMELLAEDPAWKSSYDAWKPMHFAILGSQSKLAIAGALMASSDLSSRRFPFLTAAAMEVERPLQFIARSPLALARLWTRAGQQMHALAQASDATAGLQQLAQAQLGVETGAGAQSHDASFADFIDFQTVAGLEHMLAGQGQQVRLRRTLLALGILLQPLMSSGSSHLEKGLTLPLPADPLYRSLAASFWLELVSRFLHRADFELSIFLGQIGGNERLVIGFNGASSRTLHGVISPLAYAEQNINIDDPEWVEQHVNGDYGMAKFVSYMDQPQLSLRLALDTFREVFAGE from the coding sequence ATGAGCCAGCCGACCCAACTGCAGCTGTCCTATTTCGGCAAGATCCCGTCCCGGGGCGACTTCGTCAAAAGTGCCAATAACACCCAGTTGCTCGATACGCTGGACCGCTGGCTGGCGCAGGGCATGGAGCTGCTGGCCGAGGACCCGGCCTGGAAGTCCAGCTATGACGCCTGGAAGCCGATGCACTTCGCCATTCTGGGCTCGCAGAGCAAGCTGGCCATCGCCGGTGCGCTGATGGCCAGCAGCGACCTGTCCTCGCGCCGCTTTCCGTTCCTGACCGCCGCGGCGATGGAAGTGGAGCGGCCCCTGCAATTCATCGCCCGCAGCCCGCTGGCGCTGGCCCGCCTGTGGACGCGCGCGGGGCAGCAGATGCATGCGCTGGCACAGGCTTCCGACGCCACCGCAGGCCTGCAGCAGCTCGCCCAGGCTCAGCTTGGCGTGGAAACCGGCGCCGGCGCGCAGTCACATGACGCAAGCTTTGCCGACTTCATCGACTTCCAGACCGTGGCCGGCCTGGAGCACATGCTGGCGGGCCAGGGCCAGCAGGTACGCCTGCGCCGCACGCTGCTGGCGCTGGGCATCCTGCTGCAGCCGCTGATGTCGTCCGGCTCCTCGCATCTTGAGAAAGGCCTGACCCTGCCGCTGCCCGCCGACCCGCTCTACCGCAGCCTGGCAGCAAGCTTCTGGCTGGAGCTGGTATCGCGCTTCCTGCACCGGGCCGACTTTGAACTGTCGATCTTCCTCGGGCAGATCGGCGGCAACGAGCGGCTGGTGATCGGCTTCAACGGCGCCTCGTCACGCACGCTGCACGGCGTGATCTCGCCACTGGCCTATGCCGAGCAGAACATCAATATCGATGACCCCGAATGGGTCGAGCAACACGTCAACGGAGACTACGGCATGGCCAAGTTCGTCAGTTACATGGACCAGCCGCAACTGTCGCTGCGCCTCGCGCTGGATACCTTCCGTGAAGTCTTTGCCGGGGAATGA